TGAAAAACGGCGGAAACAGGGATATTACTTGGTTTTAGATTTACAAGAAAATCTGAAACAAATGCCTTTTTTCAGAAATATTGtgtggctcttaaaagagcctttgtTGCGTAAAAAGGAACTTTGATTAATCTAAGCACGCTCCCCACGGATACGACGAGCCAGCTGGATGTCCTTGGGCATGATGGTGACTCTTTTGGCGTGGATGGCGCACAGGTTGGTGTCCTCGAACAGACCGACCAGGTAAGCCTCGCTGGCCTCCTGAAGAGCCATGACCGCAGAGCTTTGGAAGCGCAAATCGGTCTTAAAGTCCTGGGCGATTTCTCTGACCAGACGCTGGAAGGGCAACTTGCGGATCAGCAGCTCGGTGGACTTCTGGTAACGACGGATCTCTCTCAGAGCCACGGTACCAGGCCTGTAACGATGAGGCTTTTTCACGCCCCCGGTCGCTGGGGCGCTTTTACGGGCAGCCTTGGTGGCGAGCTGCTTCCTCGGGGCTTTGCCGCCGGTGGACTTACGAGCGGTCTGCTTTGTTCTTGCCATTTCTGTCACTCTCCTTAGAAAGTCTTTAGAAGTATGGCTTTAACGAACTGTTGTGTGAATTTATACCCTCCAGAATTTGGTTGGCCTCTAGTGATTGGGTAACCACCATGACCATGCTCAATAGCCATTGGACAACCTGCTTCATTTCCATGTGGCGCCTTAATTTTTTAAAGGAGTTAGACCAGCCTTCTCAGAAAGAGCGGGACATTTCTCATTTAATTGTTGTTTAACACCAAGTGGTCACATTTTATACATAAAAGAAGATTAACATACACTTATTTGTGTATACTCTTATTTGTACTCTTGGGTTTGATGTCAGTGTTTTAAATCCCCTCCAGAAAATGCATCTATAAACATAGTATGGCGTGTTGGCCTTATTGTTTTACACATCTAACAGTTTATTTCGAAAAGGTATTGTTTGACTACTGTCTGATCTTGCTGCCTTTGTTCCGTATTTGTGCTACCGTTATGCATAAGATCACTGTAATCTCACGTCCATGACTCATGCATGTTGTCACCGAGCTACGATGGCTGGTCTTAATGTGCCACACTAGCATTCGATGACCCGCATGAAACTTGTCCTTCATGTATACATGACGGGACTATTTTTAACTGAACTTTCTAGCAAAATAAACGCTATGTATATAAGATTATAGGGTTTACACAGGAATATATCAGCTTTCAAAAGATATAtgggtggctcttaaaagagccttttgattttttttgaaGACAAAGTGTTTTACTTTGACTTCTCAGTCTTCTTGGGCAGCAGCACAGCCTGGATGTTAGGCAACACACCACCCTGAGCGATGGTCACACCACCGAGCAGTTTGTTTAACTCCTCGTCATTACGGACAGCCAGCTGCAGATGTCGGGGAATGATACGGGTCTTCTTGTTGTCACGGGCAGCGTTGCCGGCCAACTCCAAGATCTCGGCAGTCAGATACTCGAGCACAGCGGCCAAGTAAACCGGTGCACCAGCGCCAACGCGCTGGGCATAGTTGCCTTTGCGCAGCAGTCTGTGTACACGGCCGACGGGAAACTGAAGTCCAGCCCTGGAAGAACGAGTCTTTGCCTTCGCCCTTGCCTTGCCTCCGGTTTTGCCTCTTCCACTCATTGTTGTTATGTCGATGTGATAATCTACAATACCCTAGCTCTATGCTACCAACTATTTATATAGTAAATAGTCGAACACTTCATTGGCTGAAAGAAACATACTGAGAGCCAATCGGAGCACAGAGATGGATAACAAGCCCTGCCCACATCTCCGTAATGGGTTCTGGCGCGATGTCATCTCTTTGTGAACGGCAGAGACTTTGTTCCAAGATATGATCATAAAATCCCTCCGTTATCGAAAAACATGTCAGTGTAAAGTGCACTAAAAGGCATACAACCAAAAGAAGCAATGGTAGATTTGTTtagatgtaacgttaacgttatgacATGCCTAGTCCACCATCGTCCTTAATTTAACTTGGCTAAATATTAAGGAATACGAACCGAGCTGATATGAAATTTCAATTCTTGGGGCTTTTGGTAGCTTTGGTGGCCGCTGCAGGCTTGACTGCCTTCTTCGGAAACTTCTTGGCGGCTGCTGGTTTCTAGTCCGCAATCAGTTATCCTTGATTTTGGAATGTAACTGAACCAGAGAAATTAACAGCAAACCGACAGTCAAAAATCAGTTATCCTTGATTTGATTTGTCTGTAACTGACCAGtagaaaaacaacagcaaaccGACAGAAACCTCCAGTTCTGACACAGTGAGTGGTCAACAGCTTGGCCTCTACGCACtacttaataaataaatgtatatatgaTAAATGTAGCCTTTTTGATAGCAGGTTAACGTTACTATTTCGTTTGACTGGGTGTTATTACAATAGTAAACTGGGTCTGATGACATGTAACACTATTATTAACACAGTGATTTTTAATTTTGTGAGTCTGAACATTTTACTGAAAATTGGTACTTAATATTATTAACTTGGGAAAGCTGATGTGATTGAGCGTCGTAAAACACTAGGTCACCGAAGTGGTAGCATCTAAGAGTGAACTGTTTAATCACTGTAATAATGATGTTGGATTGACTGCATAAATTAGGTTGAAATAATGTTTTCATTGATTTGAGTGGGcggctcttaaaagagcctttgtGGGCCCCCGCGGCGGTGGTTATTTTGCCTGCTTACTTCTTCTTGGGAGCTGCCTTCTTGGGCTTTGCGGCCTTGGGCTTGGCTGCCTTGGGCTTTGCGGCCTTTGCCTTcttggggctttttgccttcTTTGGGGGGGCCGGGGCTTCTTGGCCTTCTTGGGGCTTTTGGTAGCTTTCTTGGCCGCTGCAGGCTTCTTGACTGCCTTCTTCGGAGACTTCTTGGCGGCTGCTGGTTTCTTGGCCACTGCCTTCTTGGGCTTCTTTGCTGCGGCGGGCTTCTTGGCAGCGGGTTTCTTCGCCTTGGGAGCAGCCTTCTTGACGGCCTTCTTCGGCTCTGCCTTAGTCTTGTTCAGCTTGAAGGAGCCAGAAGCGCCGGTGCCCTTGGTCTGAACCAAAGTTCCCTTGGTAACGAGACTCTTGACGGCGATCTTGACGCGAGCGTTGTTTTTCTCAACGTCGTATCCACCAGCGGCCAAAGCCTTCTTCAATGCAGCCAAAGAcactcctttcttctccttcgATGCAGTTACAGCTTTGACGACAAGTTCACCGACACTTGGCCCGGCTTTCTTAGGACGGGGTGCTGCCTTCTTCTTGGGTGCTTTAGCCGGAGCTGCAGCTGGAGCGGGAGcaacttctgccattgtcttcTCGATGTATTCAAACACGTCAGATCAACAGTTGAGAATGTGTGAGTGCCGTGCTTGTGAAGCGGGGTGACATTAAACTCAcaatgagaaccgtttagactccgTGGCATAAGCTCTGGGCTCACTGCACCCCGGCGAGCACCTAGTTGTGTTTTCTCCTCGCACATTTACACAGATAATTAGTCATAAAGTAGTGCCAAACTCAGAAATAAATCTCAGAGTGACACAGAAGAGTTTGTTTTCTTCTCGACGATCTAATGAAATCCGAGTTTTGTCCTTTTCCTTAGTCGTTCTAAACAGGAAAGCCAGTGCTGCAACGAGGAAATCGACTCGATATTGTGGGCTAAGGGGTGTTATAATGTGTAGAAAGTGTAGAAAATCAAGAGCAACAATATCCACATAACTCTGGAAGTAATAGCATGGGTCTCGTTAACTTGACTAATACATTTACGGCCTCTAAATGCTCTCCGGCTCTGGTCAATTTGTGGCTGTTTTGTGCTCAGTGAAACACACGAACAAACTGCAGCGCTGAACGACTAAGTTATTGCTAACTTAACGTTAACTTACAGTTCATGTGTGCAGCTGTGGGAAGTATGATTTAATGTTACGTCCATTTGATGTAAATTCTCAACGAAATATCAtacattattttaataaatatgtaaaatatGATCATGCAGATAAGTTACACATCCACTGTCACAGGGGGGAGACCAGACATGGAGTATTTTGAACGTTGGACGGTGACTAGTAATACATACAGTCATTAGTCCTcagtattaatattattaatatcatgtTTACTACTTTTATTAACCATTGGTTTATAATGGTTTAAtaaccattattattattatttttactgtAATTATTAGTGTATTAAGGGGCATGATCATTGGTTTCTTTACAATACGTTAAGTATTACAATTTATAATTTACACAAGATAATAAGATTAAACTTCTCAAACCATACGTAGCATATACACTACAATGGATTCTGACTACTGACTTTAAAATTACGTTGTAAGATGCAGAAGATGGCGTTTATCCCTTTACCCCAAAACCCTTTATAGACAAAACATGCAAAGCAAACACAATATGAAAATGCATCTCTTAGTGGTTGAGCGATTTGGTGACGTCAATCCAAAGGCGGGATTATATAACGCAGTCTTCTCGTAGGTCGTTTTGACTAGTATAATAAGCACTCGCCCTCATTGAAACTTATTTGGTTCATTTGTCAAGTTCTGAAGTGCTAAGATGTCTGGACGTGGAAAAGGAGGCAAAGGTCTTGGAAAGGGAGGTGCTAAGCGCCATCGCAAGGTTCTCCGTGATAACATCCAGGGAATCACCAAACCCGCTATCCGCCGCCTGGCTCGCCGTGGTGGTGTGAAGCGTATTTCTGGTCTTATCTACGAGGAGACTCGTGGTGTGCTGAAGGTTTTCCTGGAGAATGTGATCCGTGATGCTGTCACCTACACCGAGCACGCCAAGAGAAAGACCGTCACCGCCATGGACGTGGTCTACGCTCTGAAACGCCAAGGCCGCACTCTGTACGGTTTTGGCGGTTGAATTTGCATCCATCAGAAATTTACAccaaaggctcttttaagagccacccaCATTTCTCTGAAAAGGGCTTGATTCCATACGTATGTTTTTAAAAGCTCCTTTCAGACACCCAAGGTTGTTTTTTATACTTAATCGCTGTAGACAATATCAACAAAATATAGGTTCATTGCGGGAGCGGAAAAGGACAAGGCATTCAATATACTGAACTGCATattaacattatcattttgcAATACTATTGACATGCTGTTGTAAACGGCCTACACAATTTGAATTATTTTCTTGCTGTAAGTAACTGGATATACCTGCTATATTAATTAAGGAAAGTAATACTAGCCACTGCTCTGATCAATTATGTTTAACATGTT
This window of the Alosa alosa isolate M-15738 ecotype Scorff River chromosome 7, AALO_Geno_1.1, whole genome shotgun sequence genome carries:
- the LOC125297605 gene encoding histone H2A-like yields the protein MSGRGKTGGKARAKAKTRSSRAGLQFPVGRVHRLLRKGNYAQRVGAGAPVYLAAVLEYLTAEILELAGNAARDNKKTRIIPRHLQLAVRNDEELNKLLGGVTIAQGGVLPNIQAVLLPKKTEKSK
- the LOC125297600 gene encoding histone H3; protein product: MARTKQTARKSTGGKAPRKQLATKAARKSAPATGGVKKPHRYRPGTVALREIRRYQKSTELLIRKLPFQRLVREIAQDFKTDLRFQSSAVMALQEASEAYLVGLFEDTNLCAIHAKRVTIMPKDIQLARRIRGERA
- the LOC125297620 gene encoding histone H4, encoding MSGRGKGGKGLGKGGAKRHRKVLRDNIQGITKPAIRRLARRGGVKRISGLIYEETRGVLKVFLENVIRDAVTYTEHAKRKTVTAMDVVYALKRQGRTLYGFGG